The genomic region TGATCTTAAGCTCCTCGTCCGACCGAGCCACCTGCTTACGCCTGCTGCTCTCCAGGGAGGCGGCCTTCTCCCACTGGGTCCGCGCCGTCAGCACGTCGGCCTGGACGGAGAGCTTCTTCGCCTCCAGGGCCCTCTCGGTGGCCTCGATCCCCAGGGTCTTCTCCTCCACGTCCTCCCTGGTCCTTCCACCGTCGTAGAGAGGGATGGAGACGTTCAGGGAGAAGATGAACTCGCCCTGGTCCGGCTGCTGCGAGGGAGAATCCGTCAGGATCGTGTAGCCGACTGACCCGTCGACCGAAGGGGACATCCCCCTCTCGGCAATCTCCCTCAGGATCATGGCTCGCTCCAGGTTGATTTCGGCGGCGCGGACGTCGTTCCTGGTCTTGAGGGCGGCGTCGACACCAGCTCGCACTGACAGGGAGGGGACCAGCAGGACCTCGTCCTTCGGTGCGACCTTGAGGCCCCCGGCAAGGGTCCCGAGGTGGGTGAGAGAGTCTTGGTAGCCGGATTCCGCCTGCACCACCACGCTCTCCGCATCCTCCACCCTGGCCTGCGCCCTGATGACGTCCAGCCTGGGTATGAGCTGCTGTTTGTACTTCTCCTCCGTGATCCTGAGATCCTCTCGCCTCTGAGCGAGGATCTCCCTCTGAAGCTCGCTGTTCTTCCTGGCTATGAAAGAGCGCCAGTATAGGCTCTCCGCCGATGCCAGGGTATTGTTGACCAAGGCGAGATGCTCGGCGTCCATCGAGTTGTACTGCAGGAGGAGCTGCTTCTCCTGAGCCGTGTAGACTCCGGTGACGTCGAAACGGTGCGAGATCGCCGCCGAGAGGGAGTAAGCACCCTGCCGCCTGAGCGAGTCGTCCGTGTTGTAGGATGTCGAACCTCGCAGGCCAACGGATGGACGTTGCACCGAGACAGCAGCGCGCACCGCGTGATATGCTGCCTCCACCCGCTTTTGGGATGCCTGCAGCCCGGGGTTGTTCTCACGCACCAAAGGAAGAAACTCCTCAAGCGACATTTCCGCGGCGAACGACCCGTGGGCACCGCCTAGCACGAGAACGCATGCAAAAGCGACGATGATTTTTCTTATCAAGACTTCTTTTCCTCCTTCGGTATTTTTACCGCGACCGGCGATTTCTTCAAAGAGCCTTGCGCGAGATTTTCCTATGAAGTCAATTATAGTACAGACAGGGGCAAATCACACGGGGAAAAACCGCCGCTCGACCGTGGCATCCGGGGAAAGAAACAGGACGAAACGGAGTTTTGCCTTCAAATTTACGCCGTTGTGACTATTGACTTATTCACATATTCATGGATAATGGTCTTTTGTCAATGGAGGGAAGATCTTAGGCGGGCCCCCGGAGAGGGGTCCGCATTTTTTGGGCTCGGACCTGGAACAGCCGGGCCGATGATTTGACCTCCTTATATCAAGGGGGAGTACAGTAATTATGAGTGAAAACAGTTTCATGCGCTATGACCTGAGGGAGGAGCTCCAGGTCGCCATCGCCCGCAAAGGGTTCTCCACGCCGACTCACGTGCAGGAGAAAGTCCTGTCGCTGGATCGCTTCGACAGGGATCTGATAGTGAGGGCAAAGACCGGCTCGGGGAAGACTTTGGCCTTCCTGCTGCCGCTTCTGCAGGAGTTGACTGTGTCCGAGCAGCAGCCTCGCATCTTGGTGCTCTCGCCTACGCGCGAGCTCGCCCAGCAGACGGCGAAGGAGGCGGCGTGGCTCTCGAGGCATCTGAATGTCTCGGTCGCGACCCTGGTGGGAGGGCTCGACATGTCGGCCCAGATCCGCTCGCTGAGGGACGGTGCCGCGATAATCGTGGGCACGCCGGGAAGGACGCTGGACCATATCAACCGCTCCACTCTCAAAACGGAAGGGATAACGACGATAGTTCTCGACGAGGGAGACCATATGCTCGACATGGGCTTCCGCGAGGAGCTGGAGGGCATACTGGACTCGCTGACCAGCAGAAGCCGCACCTGGCTCTTCTCGGCGACAATGCCGAGGGAGGTAAAGGAGCTTTCCAGGAAGTACCTGGAACAGCCCGTCTTCATCTCGTTGATCGAGGAGGGGGAACAGCACGACGACATCGCCCACAAGGCCTACCTCGTCCCATTCCGCCGCAAGATGGAGGGGCTGGTGAACGTACTCCTGTGGGAGCGACCCAGGAGAGGACTTATATTCTGCCACACGCGCCTTGAGACCATGAAAGTCGCGGGGCGGCTCGTGGAAGAAGGCTTCAACGCGGGGGCCCTTCACGGAGAGATGACGCAGAGAGAGCGCAACTCGGTGCTCTCGTCGTTTAAAAACGGGGCGATCTCGCTCCTGGTGGCGACCAACGTGGCTGCCAGGGGGCTTGACGTCGAGGGAGTCTCACACGTCATACAGATCGGGCTGCCTGACGACAGGGACACATTCATCCACCGCAGCGGGCGCACCGGCAGGGCGGGGCGGGAGGGGCTGAATATTTTGGTACTCTCCCCGCAGGAGGCGGGGAAGTTCAAGTATATGTTCGGCTCGGCCAAGGTCGACATCGAGTGGAAAAACGTCCCGGACCTTCTGTCGATCGCAAGGGCTCAGAGAGAGGATGCCGAGGAAAGACTTCTGACCCTGAAGGAAGCGGTCGAGACGGAGGACTACCTCCAGTGGGCCGAGGACCTGCTCACCCGTGCTGCGCCGAAGAACCTGGTGGCCCGGCTTCTCTATGCCCTCACAGCCAACAGGTCGGCCGGATACGACCTCTCCTCCGAGCTTGAAAGGGAGCTTAGACGGAAGAGCCGCGCACCGGCGGACAGGCAGAGGCCCCAGGGGGGACGCGGCATCGCGGGAAGGCGGCCCAGGGGCACCATGCTCAGGCTGGGCAAGGGGCTTGCCGACGGATGGGACGTGGGAAGGGTACTCCACTCCGTCTGCTCCTCGTTGGATGTGGACCGTTCCGAGGTGGGAGCGATAAGGATGAAGGAGGACCATGTCCTGGTTGAGTTGCTTCCGTTCGCCCTGTCCCGTTTCGAGGCGGACTCGAGAGGGCTCGTGCGATGCGGGCTGATCGAGCCGGGGAAGGAGAAGGAGGCTGAACTGCTGTACCAGCACTCCTCCAGGCCATCCAGGGGGCGTGACAAGCCCTACCGCAAGGATAGACAGGGAAAGACCGGTGCCAGGAGCCGCAGGCATTAAATAATCAGGGAGCCGACTCGTCAGAGCCGGCCCCTTCACTTAATATTATAATCGAGGAATAATTACAACACCTTCTGGACGTTGGCCGCCTGAGGCCCCTTCTCTCCGTCAACTACGTCGAAGCTGACCTTCTGACCCTCCGCAAGCGACTTGAAACCCTCGCCCGCTATCGCACTGAAATGAACGAATACATCCTTGCCTTCGTCCGTCGTAATGAAACCATACCCCTTGCTATCGTTAAACCACTTCACAGTTCCCTGACTCATCCAAAGACAGCCTCCTAAAACATTTGAATTCTGCATCCGGTCCCACGAAACCGGACCGCAAATCAACGATATCTGAAGTTTGCTCTTATGTCAAGCTTTTTCTAAAACTTTTCCCCTTGTTTGTCCCTGTCTCAGCACTGACGCGAAGACGTGACATCGCGAGAGCTCTTACGCCGCGGCGGATCGTCCGTCGTGCATCCCGCCGGGGGCGTCCCTCTTGAGCTCTGGTATAAAGAAGGTTATGGCAAGAGAGATGACGGCGAAGACCGCGCCTATCACGAATGCCATCCTGTAGGCCATCTCCGTCGAAGCGGGCAGGTAGTGGTCTATGACGACTCCCATTGCCGACGTCGTGATGGCTATCGCCAAAAAGCCCGCTGTATTCAGGATGGAGATGGCCAGCCCGGTGTACTTCTCGGACGACTGTTCCTTGGCGACCGACCAGGACAGCACGAAGCATGCGTTGGAGAAGCCCAGAAGCAGGAAGAGCATTCTAAGGGTCCATGCGCCCGGCGCTCTCTCCCAGGGCATTACCAGGCAGCCCCAGAACAGGGCCTGGAAGACGGACATCACGATCATGGGGAGTCTTCTCTTCCCCATCTTGTCGGAGATCCAGCCGTTGAAGAGCCCGCCGGTCATGGTGCCGACGACCATCATGACGGTAAGGGAGGAGGCCTCGGATACCGTCATTCCGTAGACGTTGACCAGCCACGGGATACCCCACGTGCCGATCAGGGCGAAGTAGCCCGCCTGGTTGAAGAAGTAGAAAAGGGCCGCCAGCCTGACTCCCTTGACGGAGAGCACTGACTTTATCCCCTCGGCTATCGAGAAGGGCTCGGGAGGCATGTCCTGGCGAAGTATCTCTCGCTCGTTGATGGGCGGAGACCCTATGTCCTGCGGCCTGTTTCTGATTATGAGATAGCACAGAAATCCGATCCCGAGCGTCCCGACCCCGATGGAGACGAAGCTGGCCCTCCAGGATACCAGGGTGAGAAGAAAGGCTAGGGGGCCCTGCGAGAGGATGCCCCCCGCGTTGCCGATGAAGGAGGTCGCGCCGGAGATGGTGGCGAACTCACCGTCCCTGAACCACTGGGACTGGATCTTCATTATGGAGACGAAGACGGTGGCCACTCCCAGCCCCACCAGGAAACGGCCCGCCAGGAGCCAGCCGTACGAGGGGGCCAGGCCGAAGATGATCGAGCCGGCACCGGCGGCGAGCATCCCCACCGAGACGGTGACCCTGGCACCGAGAGAGTCCGCGAGCAGGCCGACCGGGATCTGCATCGCCATGTAGGCGTAGAAATACATGGAGGACATCTGGCCGAAGTCGGTGGCGCTCAGCGAGAAGGCCGCGGTGACGTCCTCGCGCACCACCGCCGCCGCCAGCCTGTGAAAGAATACAATCATGAAGGCGAAGGTCATTATCCCCCAGACGGCCCAACGGTAGGAGAGGGCCCTTTTCATGGCCGATCCCCGATCATCGGGAGTGCGAGCTGTTCTATCTTCCATAATGCGCAATCTCCTTATCTGCATAGTCTTCACGCGATCGTCCGTCACAGCCAAACATTTTACAACGCCGACGAAGATAATGATAGCCGGGTGCGCTCGTATTGCGTATATAATGTCCTATGCGAACGGCAATAAAGGAGGATATCTGCGGTTGATCAATATCTCCGACGTCTCGCTGAGGTTCGGCGAGAGGGTCGTGCTTAAGGACATTTCATGGGCCGTGTACAACGGAACCAGGACGGGCCTCGTCGGCGCAAACGGTGCCGGGAAGACGACCCTTCTGCGAATGATCGCGAAGGAGCAGGCACCTGGCTCCGGCACGATAACAGTGACAAAGGGCGACAGGATCGGCTACCTGCCCCAGGACCTGGTGGAGATACCGGACGTCCCGGTGATGGACTTTCTTCGGGTAAGGACGGGGCTGGCGGAGATCGAGAGTGGTCTAGACCGGGTCGCTCGCGACCTTGCGGAGGCTGCACCCGGTTCTCCAGAGTGCGAAAAACTGCTGGCGCGGCACGAGTCGCTGACGAGGCGGTTCGAGATGAGCGACGGTTTCGTCTTCGAGGCGATGGCGAGAAAAGTGCTGAAAGGGCTGGGGTTCTCCGGAGACGACCATCTTTCCAGGTGCGGAGCCCTGTCGGGAGGCTGGAAGATGCGGCTTCTCCTGGCTTCGCTCCTGCTGGATTCGCCGGACATACTCCTGCTCGACGAGCCGACCAACCACCTGGACACGGAGAGCATGGAGTGGCTTGAGGGCTGGCTGTCGGCCTTCACGGGCACGATAATTGCGGTGTCGCACGACAGGCTCTTTCTCGACTCCGTCTGTTCCGGGATAGCAGAGCTGTCGCTGGGGAAACTGTCGCTGTTCAAGGGCAATTTTTCCACCTACGTAGAGGAGAGCGAGAGGAGGATCGAGGATCTGCGGAGGGCTCAAAAGCTCCAGAAGGAGGAGTTGGCAAGGCTTGGACAGTTCATAGAGAGGTTTCGCTACAAGGCGTCCAAGGCGGCCTCGGTTCAGAGCCGAGTCAAACACCTGGAGAAGATACAGCTGGTCGAGGTAGAGGAGGACACCCAGAAGGTCCGCTTCCACTTCCCACCCGCCAGGCGAAGCGGGCTGGACGTAATGGTCCTCCAGAACGTTACGAAGAGCTACGGAGAGAAGATGGTGCTGCGCGACGCCACCATCACGGTGCAGAGGGGGGAGAAGATCGCGCTGGTGGGAGTGAACGGGGCGGGCAAGTCCACCCTGTCGAGGTTGCTGGGACGAGTCGAATCGCCGACCTCGGGGACAGTCCGAGCCGGGCACAACGTGAAGATCGCCTTCTACTCGCAGGAGTCGTCGAAGAACCTTGACTATGACAGGACCGTCTGGGAGACTGTCTCCTCGGGATACGAGGCCTGGAACGAGCGGGACAAGAGAAACCTGCTCGGGGGCTTCCTCTTCGGGGGCGACTCGATCCACAAGCCCGTCTCAGTGCTGTCGGGAGGGGAGAAGTCCAGGCTTGCCCTGTTGAAGCTGATGCTGGAGGAGGCCAACCTGCTGGTGCTCGATGAGCCGACCAACCACCTCGACATGAGGACGAAGGACCTCTTTCAGCGGGCGCTTCTGGAGTTCGACGGGACACTGGTGATCGTCTCCCACGACAGGTACTTCCTGGACAATCTGGCGACAAAGGTGATCGAGATTTACAACGGCGAGTTGATAGTCTACCCCGGCAACTACTCCTGGTTTGTCGAGAAGCGCAAGGAGCGCATCGCCACCGACCCCCGCTACAGCGAGGATGATGCCGCGGACGCTGCACCCCGCGCCCCCCGAGACAGGGCGAAGGATCAGAGGAGAGAGGATGCGCGCAGGCGAAACGAGCTGTACAGAAGGAAGAAGACCGTCCTTGACGTTATGGCTCCGCTGGAGGCCAGGATTGAGAGGCTCGAGGAGGAGCAGGCGGAGAGGGATTTGCTGCTGTGCGATCCCTCGGTCCTGGCGGACTCGGCAAGGGTGACGAGCCTGCTGATCCAGCGAGAGGAGGCCTCGCGGATGCTCGAGGGGCTGATGAAGGAGTGGGAGGAGCTGGCCGAGGAGATCGACCGAATCGAGAAAACCGGCTGACCGTCCGGCTGTTGCACAGACAATAATTTAGGAGGCCTTGCCAATGAGACTCTTTTCATGTTTTACAGGGCGCGGATCAATGCTCCGCCGGTTGATTGCTATCGTCATCGTGGTGCAGGCGTCCTGCCTTCCGGTTTCTACCCCGGCATGCGCAGGAACCGTTGAAGAGTCGCGAGGGGAGAGATTGATGCGCTTCTTCGCCGAGGAGTTCAAGCCGGAGAGGGCGAGGATGATCATCGAGAACGAGCCGAATGACGACGGCCTGGTAAGGGAGATCTATCTGGACGTCGAAGGTTGCGACATAGGCGGGGTCCGCATCGAATCCCTGATCCTGCGGGCGATAGGAGTGACCTTTACTCCCCCGTCGGAGTGGGACGAGACGCCCCTGGACGTGGTGGAGATGCTCAACGTGAACGCGACCGCGCGCATAACCGACAGGGATCTCAACGAGAATTTGCTTCAGAAGCAGTTCGGCGACGACGACGAGTGGCACAACCTGCAGATGCGCATTACGCCGGAGGGAGTCTACGCACGCGGGAACTATCACGTGCGGGTGCTGTTTACCCTCGACATCCTGATAGAGATCTTCAGCAAGTTCAAGATAGTGGACATGCAGCAGGTGTGGCTCGACGACTACACCCTCAGGGTCAACCGGGTGGACGTGCCGAGCTTTATAACGGACAAGGCTGTATCGCAGATTCAGCCGCTTCTCGACCTCGGCAAGTTCATCTTCCCCCTTCGCCTCAGCTCCATCGCCTTCGAGGACGGGAGCATGACCATAGCCAGCCGGGTCGAGCCCGAGCCGTTCGAGGGGATAGAGTACGAGTATGAAAAAGAGACGGCCCCCGATGACGAGGAGGAAGACAACGAGGAGGAGTAAGGTGGTCCGGTCTTCTTGTTCAACGCTCCTTGACGAGCGCCTCCGTGAAGCCTCGGACGCTGTTGAGCAGAAAGTCACGTTCCCTGTCGAGGGTGCCCGGGTCCATGTTTTGAAAGGCCGCCATGAAAGGATCCCTGTCGAGGATCTCTGCCGCAAAGGCCTCGTAATCCTCCGGAGCCACGCCCCTTCGCAGGAGTCCCAGCACTATATCCTTCCACAGCAGGACCTGGTCCTTCGCGTAGGCGAGTAGCTCCGCTCCCCCCTCGGCCGACCCGAAATGGGGGAAGCAGATGCGGGAGCACTCCCGCCTCGTCAGCTTCTCGATGGACTCAAGAGCGGCGTCAATGAAGAAGGGTGGAGGCGCGGCGGGGCGCAGGCAGGGATACGGCAGCTCTCCCTCCAAGTAGACCCCGGCGGCCTCGCCGACGAACAGGACGACCTCTTCTCCGTCGTCGTAGTAGTACGACCTGTGGTGCGACGCGTGCCCCGGCGTGTCCACGAAGGACAGGCCGTCGGAAAGCAGCTCCTCGGGCATGATGCAGTCGGGCGGAACGGGCGCCGGCTCTCCGAAGAGAACGGCAATCTCGCCAAGGGTCTTGAGGCTCGCCTCCCAAAGTCTGGACGGGTCGATCAGATGAGGGATCCCCCTGGGGGACACGGCTACACGTGCTCCAAACTCGTTGGACGCCAAGCCCGCCGCGCCTGCGTGGTCTATGTGTACATGTGTGAGCAGGATCATATTGATCCAGACCATTCCGATTCGCCTCAGGGCGTCGCGAAGCTGCGGCCAGGTTGAGGCAGGCCCCGGGTCCACCAAGAGGGAGATGTCTTTCTCTTTGTCGTGGAGGAGCCATGACGAATAAAACCTGTCGTACCCTCTCTTCGGAAGAATAAGCTCTATCCTGTGAAGGTCCATTTTCTCACCTCTCCGTTATCAGGACCGCCATGCCGACGAAGACCTTCTCCTTCAGCTCCTGGAGGTCCTCGTTCAGAAGGCGCACGCACCCTTGGGTGACCATGGTGCCGATGGAGTCGGGATCGTGGGTACCGTGTATCCCTATTCCCTTCCAGCCGGGCGTCCTCAGCCTGATGAACCAAGGGCCGTAAGCGCCGCGGATCGGGCCGTTTCCGTCGCCGAAATCGTAGGTCCACTTCCGCGAGTCCTGTATCTGCTGCACAGAGAAGCTCCCCACCGGGGTTCTGTTGTCCCCCACCCTCCGCTTTTGTCCTCCGTTTGCGCCTATCGCGATCGGGTACTCGCGCTCGAGCCTGTCGCCCCTGTAATAGTACAATCTCATCCGACCTTTCACCACGTGCAGCCACGGTTCCTCCGCGCCGGTGGCAAGAGGGGGTTTGGAGGGCGGGGGCTCCGGGAGGAGCTCCTCGACGACATGATCGTAGGGGGAGGTCGGATCCGGGAGCTCTACGACGACAAGCTCATCCTCCGTCCGCATATGCGGCTCGGGTTCGGGCAGAGCCTCCTCAATGGGCGGAGGGTCGTTCTCCTCGACGATGACATCGGGTCGCACCAGCTGGTAGCTATGCCATCCAACAATGGCGATGACGACAAGCAGAGCCAGTAATACAGCCTGCCTGCCCCACTCGGGGGATCGCCTTTTTCCGTAGTACATTGCACGTTCCTCCTCCGGATGTGTGAAGCGAAAACGCCGAACGCGAATGATTGTATCACGATTCCTCCGCGCCGGAGAAGGTCGGCTCGTACGGAATCGGAGCCATGGCCCCGGTCGGGAAATTCGGTGGTTTTCACCCTTTTTCAAGTGAAGATTTCGAAACACCCCTTGATATTTCAAGCAGAAGGAATTAAAATTTATAGGTTTTTCAGTTCAACTCGAGGAGGGAGCAGGCAAGGTGGAAAATGAGTACCAGTTCGACTTGGAGCGTTACATGTCCAGGGATAGATTTCAAAGGATCAGAGATTTTTCCGAGGGTTTGGAGACCCCGTTTCTCGTGGTCGACCTGAAGAGGGTCGAGGAAAAATACGACGAGATGCAGGGCTCGCTCCCCTTCGCAAAGATTTATTACGCGGTGAAGGCCAATCCCCTTGAGCAGGTGGTGAGCATGCTCGTCAATAAGGGGAGCTGTTTCGACATAGCCTCCGTGTACGAGCTGGACCACATCATGTCCCTCGGCGCCTCGCCGGATAGGATAAGCTACGGCAACACCATCAAGAAGGCCAGGGACATAGAGTACGCCTATTCCAAGGGAGTGCGCCTGTACGCGACGGACTCGGAGAGCGACCTCAGGAAGATAGCGAAGAACGCCCCGGGCTCAAGGGTCTTCTTCCGCATCCTGACGGACGGAAGCGGCGCGGACTGGCCACTGTCCAGAAAGTTCGGCGCTCACCCCGACACGATCTACAAGCTAATACTGCTTGCGGCGGAACTGGGGCTGGAGCCCTACGGCGTCTCCTTCCACGTGGGCTCTCAGCAGAGGGACATCGGCCAGTGGGACAACGCCATCTCGATATGCAGGTACCTATTTGACAGCGTGGAGTACGAGGGGATCAAACTGAAGATGCTGAACCTCGGAGGAGGCTTCCCCGCGACCTACATCTCCCCGACCCACGAGACGTCCGTGTACGCCTCGGAGATAGCACGCTTCCTGGAGGAGGACTTCGACGACGATCTGCCGGAGATCATACTGGAGCCTGGCAGGTACATGGCGGGCGACGCCGGGGTGCTTGTGTCGGAGGTCGTGCTCATCTCCAAGAAGTCCGAGGCGAACCAG from Synergistaceae bacterium harbors:
- a CDS encoding MFS transporter, coding for MEDRTARTPDDRGSAMKRALSYRWAVWGIMTFAFMIVFFHRLAAAVVREDVTAAFSLSATDFGQMSSMYFYAYMAMQIPVGLLADSLGARVTVSVGMLAAGAGSIIFGLAPSYGWLLAGRFLVGLGVATVFVSIMKIQSQWFRDGEFATISGATSFIGNAGGILSQGPLAFLLTLVSWRASFVSIGVGTLGIGFLCYLIIRNRPQDIGSPPINEREILRQDMPPEPFSIAEGIKSVLSVKGVRLAALFYFFNQAGYFALIGTWGIPWLVNVYGMTVSEASSLTVMMVVGTMTGGLFNGWISDKMGKRRLPMIVMSVFQALFWGCLVMPWERAPGAWTLRMLFLLLGFSNACFVLSWSVAKEQSSEKYTGLAISILNTAGFLAIAITTSAMGVVIDHYLPASTEMAYRMAFVIGAVFAVISLAITFFIPELKRDAPGGMHDGRSAAA
- a CDS encoding type III PLP-dependent enzyme; translated protein: MSRDRFQRIRDFSEGLETPFLVVDLKRVEEKYDEMQGSLPFAKIYYAVKANPLEQVVSMLVNKGSCFDIASVYELDHIMSLGASPDRISYGNTIKKARDIEYAYSKGVRLYATDSESDLRKIAKNAPGSRVFFRILTDGSGADWPLSRKFGAHPDTIYKLILLAAELGLEPYGVSFHVGSQQRDIGQWDNAISICRYLFDSVEYEGIKLKMLNLGGGFPATYISPTHETSVYASEIARFLEEDFDDDLPEIILEPGRYMAGDAGVLVSEVVLISKKSEANQYTWVYLDAGKFGGLIETLDEAIKYPIYTERTGPAQETILAGPTCDSMDILYETEKYALPESLEEGDRLYFFTTGAYTQTYSSVGFNGFPPLKAFVLE
- a CDS encoding cold-shock protein, which gives rise to MSQGTVKWFNDSKGYGFITTDEGKDVFVHFSAIAGEGFKSLAEGQKVSFDVVDGEKGPQAANVQKVL
- a CDS encoding MBL fold metallo-hydrolase; the encoded protein is MDLHRIELILPKRGYDRFYSSWLLHDKEKDISLLVDPGPASTWPQLRDALRRIGMVWINMILLTHVHIDHAGAAGLASNEFGARVAVSPRGIPHLIDPSRLWEASLKTLGEIAVLFGEPAPVPPDCIMPEELLSDGLSFVDTPGHASHHRSYYYDDGEEVVLFVGEAAGVYLEGELPYPCLRPAAPPPFFIDAALESIEKLTRRECSRICFPHFGSAEGGAELLAYAKDQVLLWKDIVLGLLRRGVAPEDYEAFAAEILDRDPFMAAFQNMDPGTLDRERDFLLNSVRGFTEALVKER
- a CDS encoding TolC family protein, which produces MIRKIIVAFACVLVLGGAHGSFAAEMSLEEFLPLVRENNPGLQASQKRVEAAYHAVRAAVSVQRPSVGLRGSTSYNTDDSLRRQGAYSLSAAISHRFDVTGVYTAQEKQLLLQYNSMDAEHLALVNNTLASAESLYWRSFIARKNSELQREILAQRREDLRITEEKYKQQLIPRLDVIRAQARVEDAESVVVQAESGYQDSLTHLGTLAGGLKVAPKDEVLLVPSLSVRAGVDAALKTRNDVRAAEINLERAMILREIAERGMSPSVDGSVGYTILTDSPSQQPDQGEFIFSLNVSIPLYDGGRTREDVEEKTLGIEATERALEAKKLSVQADVLTARTQWEKAASLESSRRKQVARSDEELKITQLMYMEGMGAQIDLLNSQVDNQRVRTEHLDAIKEMYLALAALRQAMSEYEPAPAD
- a CDS encoding ABC-F family ATP-binding cassette domain-containing protein, producing MINISDVSLRFGERVVLKDISWAVYNGTRTGLVGANGAGKTTLLRMIAKEQAPGSGTITVTKGDRIGYLPQDLVEIPDVPVMDFLRVRTGLAEIESGLDRVARDLAEAAPGSPECEKLLARHESLTRRFEMSDGFVFEAMARKVLKGLGFSGDDHLSRCGALSGGWKMRLLLASLLLDSPDILLLDEPTNHLDTESMEWLEGWLSAFTGTIIAVSHDRLFLDSVCSGIAELSLGKLSLFKGNFSTYVEESERRIEDLRRAQKLQKEELARLGQFIERFRYKASKAASVQSRVKHLEKIQLVEVEEDTQKVRFHFPPARRSGLDVMVLQNVTKSYGEKMVLRDATITVQRGEKIALVGVNGAGKSTLSRLLGRVESPTSGTVRAGHNVKIAFYSQESSKNLDYDRTVWETVSSGYEAWNERDKRNLLGGFLFGGDSIHKPVSVLSGGEKSRLALLKLMLEEANLLVLDEPTNHLDMRTKDLFQRALLEFDGTLVIVSHDRYFLDNLATKVIEIYNGELIVYPGNYSWFVEKRKERIATDPRYSEDDAADAAPRAPRDRAKDQRREDARRRNELYRRKKTVLDVMAPLEARIERLEEEQAERDLLLCDPSVLADSARVTSLLIQREEASRMLEGLMKEWEELAEEIDRIEKTG
- a CDS encoding L,D-transpeptidase codes for the protein MRTEDELVVVELPDPTSPYDHVVEELLPEPPPSKPPLATGAEEPWLHVVKGRMRLYYYRGDRLEREYPIAIGANGGQKRRVGDNRTPVGSFSVQQIQDSRKWTYDFGDGNGPIRGAYGPWFIRLRTPGWKGIGIHGTHDPDSIGTMVTQGCVRLLNEDLQELKEKVFVGMAVLITER
- a CDS encoding DEAD/DEAH box helicase, giving the protein MSENSFMRYDLREELQVAIARKGFSTPTHVQEKVLSLDRFDRDLIVRAKTGSGKTLAFLLPLLQELTVSEQQPRILVLSPTRELAQQTAKEAAWLSRHLNVSVATLVGGLDMSAQIRSLRDGAAIIVGTPGRTLDHINRSTLKTEGITTIVLDEGDHMLDMGFREELEGILDSLTSRSRTWLFSATMPREVKELSRKYLEQPVFISLIEEGEQHDDIAHKAYLVPFRRKMEGLVNVLLWERPRRGLIFCHTRLETMKVAGRLVEEGFNAGALHGEMTQRERNSVLSSFKNGAISLLVATNVAARGLDVEGVSHVIQIGLPDDRDTFIHRSGRTGRAGREGLNILVLSPQEAGKFKYMFGSAKVDIEWKNVPDLLSIARAQREDAEERLLTLKEAVETEDYLQWAEDLLTRAAPKNLVARLLYALTANRSAGYDLSSELERELRRKSRAPADRQRPQGGRGIAGRRPRGTMLRLGKGLADGWDVGRVLHSVCSSLDVDRSEVGAIRMKEDHVLVELLPFALSRFEADSRGLVRCGLIEPGKEKEAELLYQHSSRPSRGRDKPYRKDRQGKTGARSRRH
- a CDS encoding DUF2993 domain-containing protein, whose product is MRLFSCFTGRGSMLRRLIAIVIVVQASCLPVSTPACAGTVEESRGERLMRFFAEEFKPERARMIIENEPNDDGLVREIYLDVEGCDIGGVRIESLILRAIGVTFTPPSEWDETPLDVVEMLNVNATARITDRDLNENLLQKQFGDDDEWHNLQMRITPEGVYARGNYHVRVLFTLDILIEIFSKFKIVDMQQVWLDDYTLRVNRVDVPSFITDKAVSQIQPLLDLGKFIFPLRLSSIAFEDGSMTIASRVEPEPFEGIEYEYEKETAPDDEEEDNEEE